In the Leptotrichia sp. oral taxon 847 genome, one interval contains:
- a CDS encoding glycosyl hydrolase, which translates to MKRNKFKWIGIFSSISTLVLAEKNNIGKNTLVKINENVSREKNLYVNNENLQEADNEKDDFYEKSNINTVDEIYSSIKDNPIFKNEENDTIVTSDHKENSYNLSENDLKLDQMIKNSNKNNSLKYETEYFFNNQHKLYKGKNDKGDKYQYEGVYKRSNDIFLRTVSPNSDSYNSYTKSLKDENMKNSALTNPNNRNNNNNYGIADIKIEQEPIVSDRASSASTLTPNINLNVTTKPVEFDKSKASITLPVIMVNDLQGTGTALGIKGITMPALTYTPTNLTSRQKLMNALKYYANAGTPIMGQQHGIDVSISPQNSSGYSSDIYSVTGKYPAVIGMHFGEQPTHWTKSIQDNSQLMADYIKKANSLGAVFTASSEIPNPTKYENNHDGKSDDKTGNPDLDQFSSTGAYANQFNTWIQTIVETAKLAVAPDGTPIPWVLRVFHEQNGDWPWWGEPNQSHDKIKAAFRRVHEALVAAGVRDQILLAYAPNGDFGGGSDLNRYMADYPGDDVIDVLGYDAYWQSASQSEANWINLVAGDMRMIGNQAKSSGKVAALTEYGRLGSHAMSSTNNTWFQTPVAQALQGTGTSYAMTWTQWPTEYQLPWAGHVAENDMKTAPWLLAPINLNAGSPMNTSVTAGNLNIRQNVNLDNSSDLFYSSNFNLSNITLDAGNTISGSTVAGNKNYILGQTNYVGSSGNNAIQVTNKGVINFTGNNTTALLSDNGTVTNDTTGSIKMTGAGNVGMLGSANSVIENKGNIEVGSQSVGIYGVNALPANNIWGNKNINISNSGNIATAAGGRDIVGIFAANNGAVSTVSSSGNIDLSSATNSVGIAASNGTLQVTGNILTGDNSVGIYAVGENTSVGQNSALNTGNNSVNVLLSGGNQVLNSQTDKVIIGNNSFGYVATGQNNNIVTGYARNTGSVTLNTNSVFLYSSDKTGNIINYNHLKSAGNQNYGLITAGKLINYGNIDFSSGTGNVGIYSYSKNAITAPQVAENLGTITVSQSAAGNIGIGMAAGYTDGLGYVKNSGIIKVTTPGSVGMYATGNGSIAENAGTIELSGTSRNIGMYVDNGATALNTGTITTAGTGNNGQIGIAVINGTLNNKGSINIDASNGYGLVLSNAVIKNYGSMNITTGSGALPILEEKTTGLEKAMGTDGVDRIKINTVNGTITLNNTPQEIQLVNTVNPKASSNVSNPVSSVGIYVDTSGVMKTNPVNNLGALANMRSADLIIGAEATQSTDKKYIQLGQNITSPFIGMIKNSGIKEWNVYSGSLTWMAGMTANANGTGDVYLAKVPYTVFAGDKENSRQTYNFLDGLEQRYGVEKEGSEKELFNKLNSIGNNEEILFTQAVDEMMGHQYANIQSRIKTTGAAVTREVNDLIKDETEQSDRIKVFGSKDEYKTDTAGITDYKNNTYGIAYVHKNDFASDDTRGWYAGIVNNNFQLKDIGKSRENQTMFKGGVFKTTTFGKDKNLKWTVSGEGFFGINSMNRRFLVVDNVFNAKSNYYSYGLGMRNEIGKETRLNDKMSIRPYGALNMEYGRFSRIKEKNGDMRLKVKENGYFSAKPEIGTEFKYIQPLTASTTLVLGTGIAYETELGSMGANREKVAHTDADWYNLRSEKESKKGNVKLDLNFGIQNQGLGVTANLGYDTKGDNVRGGLGIKASF; encoded by the coding sequence ATGAAGAGAAACAAATTTAAATGGATAGGAATTTTTTCCAGTATTTCAACTCTTGTTTTAGCAGAAAAAAATAACATTGGCAAAAATACTTTGGTAAAAATAAATGAGAATGTCAGTAGGGAAAAGAATTTATACGTAAACAATGAAAATTTACAAGAAGCCGATAACGAAAAAGATGATTTTTATGAAAAATCAAATATAAATACGGTAGATGAAATTTATTCATCCATTAAAGATAATCCTATTTTTAAAAACGAAGAAAATGATACAATTGTAACATCAGACCATAAAGAAAACAGCTATAATTTATCAGAAAATGATTTAAAACTTGATCAAATGATAAAAAACAGTAATAAAAATAATTCTTTAAAATATGAAACTGAGTACTTTTTTAATAATCAGCACAAATTATACAAAGGGAAAAATGATAAAGGTGATAAATATCAATATGAAGGTGTATATAAAAGAAGCAATGATATTTTTTTAAGAACAGTTTCTCCAAACAGCGATTCATATAATTCCTATACAAAGTCTTTGAAAGACGAAAATATGAAAAACTCGGCTCTGACAAATCCAAATAATAGAAATAACAATAATAATTATGGAATTGCAGATATAAAAATAGAGCAAGAGCCTATTGTATCGGATAGAGCATCTTCTGCTTCTACGCTTACACCAAATATTAATTTAAACGTTACTACAAAACCTGTAGAATTTGATAAGAGTAAAGCATCGATAACATTGCCTGTCATTATGGTAAATGATTTACAGGGTACAGGTACAGCGCTGGGAATAAAAGGAATAACGATGCCTGCTTTAACTTATACTCCAACAAATTTAACATCAAGACAAAAACTTATGAATGCGCTTAAATATTATGCTAATGCAGGAACACCTATTATGGGACAGCAGCACGGAATTGATGTAAGTATTTCACCACAAAATTCTTCAGGCTATAGTTCAGATATTTATTCTGTTACGGGGAAATATCCCGCGGTAATCGGAATGCACTTTGGAGAACAGCCAACACACTGGACAAAAAGCATACAAGATAATAGTCAGCTGATGGCAGATTATATAAAAAAAGCAAATAGCCTAGGAGCAGTTTTTACAGCTTCAAGTGAGATTCCAAATCCCACTAAATATGAAAATAACCACGATGGAAAAAGTGACGATAAAACAGGGAATCCAGATTTGGATCAGTTTTCATCAACTGGGGCGTATGCAAATCAATTTAATACATGGATACAGACAATCGTTGAAACTGCAAAACTCGCAGTAGCGCCTGACGGCACACCTATTCCCTGGGTATTAAGAGTATTCCATGAGCAAAACGGAGATTGGCCTTGGTGGGGAGAACCAAATCAATCCCATGATAAAATAAAAGCTGCATTCAGACGCGTTCATGAAGCACTTGTTGCGGCAGGCGTAAGAGATCAGATACTTCTTGCATATGCACCAAACGGTGATTTTGGAGGCGGAAGTGATTTAAATAGATATATGGCAGATTATCCCGGTGATGATGTAATTGATGTGTTGGGATATGATGCGTATTGGCAGTCTGCGAGTCAAAGTGAAGCAAATTGGATTAATCTTGTTGCAGGAGATATGCGTATGATTGGAAATCAGGCAAAATCATCAGGAAAAGTGGCAGCTCTTACAGAATACGGCCGTTTGGGAAGCCATGCAATGTCATCTACAAATAATACATGGTTTCAGACACCTGTTGCACAGGCTCTTCAAGGTACAGGTACATCTTATGCTATGACTTGGACTCAATGGCCTACAGAATATCAGCTTCCTTGGGCAGGTCATGTTGCAGAAAATGATATGAAAACAGCACCATGGCTTTTGGCACCAATTAATTTGAATGCAGGAAGTCCTATGAATACTTCAGTAACAGCAGGAAATTTAAATATCAGACAGAATGTAAATTTGGACAATTCATCAGATTTGTTTTACAGTTCAAACTTTAATCTGTCAAATATTACGCTTGATGCCGGGAATACAATCTCAGGTTCAACTGTTGCGGGAAACAAAAATTATATTTTAGGGCAGACAAATTATGTGGGCTCATCAGGGAATAACGCTATCCAGGTAACAAATAAAGGTGTAATAAATTTCACTGGAAATAATACAACAGCCTTGCTGTCTGATAATGGAACTGTAACAAATGATACAACAGGATCAATCAAAATGACAGGCGCAGGAAATGTGGGGATGCTTGGTTCAGCAAATTCCGTAATAGAAAACAAAGGAAATATAGAAGTAGGATCTCAAAGTGTTGGAATTTATGGAGTGAATGCTCTTCCCGCAAACAATATATGGGGTAATAAAAATATAAATATAAGTAACTCAGGGAATATAGCGACCGCTGCAGGTGGTAGGGATATAGTTGGAATATTTGCCGCAAATAACGGAGCAGTTTCCACTGTCAGCAGCAGTGGTAACATTGATTTATCAAGTGCGACAAATAGTGTTGGAATAGCGGCTTCAAATGGAACATTGCAAGTGACAGGAAATATTCTTACAGGAGACAACAGTGTTGGAATATACGCAGTTGGAGAAAATACATCTGTAGGACAGAATTCTGCACTTAATACAGGAAATAACAGTGTAAATGTTCTTTTATCGGGTGGTAATCAGGTATTAAACAGTCAGACCGACAAAGTCATTATTGGAAATAATTCATTTGGATATGTTGCAACAGGTCAGAATAATAATATAGTAACAGGATATGCAAGAAATACAGGCTCTGTAACATTAAATACAAATTCTGTATTTCTATATTCATCAGATAAAACAGGAAATATCATAAATTATAATCATCTGAAATCAGCGGGGAATCAAAATTATGGATTGATAACAGCAGGAAAGTTGATTAATTATGGAAATATAGATTTTAGTTCAGGAACAGGAAATGTAGGTATTTACAGTTATTCTAAAAATGCCATAACAGCTCCGCAGGTGGCAGAGAATTTAGGAACAATAACAGTATCGCAGTCAGCGGCTGGAAATATTGGAATAGGAATGGCTGCAGGATATACAGATGGACTTGGATATGTTAAAAATTCAGGAATAATAAAAGTAACAACTCCTGGAAGTGTAGGAATGTACGCTACAGGAAATGGCTCTATTGCGGAAAATGCAGGGACAATTGAATTAAGCGGAACATCAAGAAATATAGGAATGTATGTAGATAACGGAGCAACTGCATTAAATACAGGAACAATTACAACAGCAGGTACAGGAAATAATGGACAGATAGGAATAGCGGTAATCAATGGTACTTTAAATAACAAAGGAAGTATTAATATTGATGCTTCAAACGGCTATGGACTTGTGCTGTCGAACGCTGTTATAAAAAATTACGGCAGTATGAATATCACAACAGGAAGCGGAGCGTTGCCAATACTTGAGGAAAAAACGACAGGACTTGAAAAAGCAATGGGAACAGATGGAGTAGACAGAATAAAAATAAATACTGTCAACGGAACAATAACTTTAAATAATACACCACAGGAAATACAACTTGTAAATACAGTTAATCCTAAAGCTTCATCAAACGTCTCAAATCCTGTTTCATCAGTGGGTATTTATGTGGACACCTCGGGAGTAATGAAAACTAATCCTGTTAATAATTTAGGAGCTCTTGCTAATATGCGGTCAGCAGATTTGATAATAGGAGCTGAAGCAACACAGAGTACTGATAAAAAATATATTCAGTTAGGACAAAACATTACGTCTCCTTTCATCGGTATGATAAAAAATTCAGGAATAAAAGAATGGAATGTGTATTCAGGAAGTCTTACTTGGATGGCTGGGATGACGGCGAATGCAAACGGAACAGGAGATGTATATTTAGCAAAAGTTCCATATACAGTATTTGCGGGGGATAAGGAAAATTCAAGACAGACGTATAATTTTTTAGATGGACTGGAACAGAGATATGGAGTGGAAAAGGAAGGATCTGAAAAGGAATTGTTTAATAAATTGAACAGCATAGGAAACAATGAAGAGATATTATTTACTCAAGCAGTAGACGAAATGATGGGACATCAGTATGCAAATATCCAGTCAAGGATAAAAACAACAGGGGCTGCAGTAACTAGAGAAGTAAACGATTTGATAAAAGATGAAACTGAACAGAGCGACAGAATAAAAGTATTTGGTTCAAAAGACGAATATAAAACAGATACAGCAGGAATAACTGATTATAAAAATAATACTTATGGGATAGCTTATGTTCATAAAAATGATTTTGCTTCTGACGATACAAGAGGTTGGTACGCAGGAATAGTGAATAATAACTTTCAGCTCAAGGATATAGGAAAGTCAAGAGAAAATCAGACAATGTTCAAAGGTGGAGTGTTTAAGACGACCACATTTGGCAAGGATAAAAATTTGAAATGGACAGTATCGGGAGAAGGATTTTTTGGAATAAACAGCATGAACAGAAGATTTCTTGTTGTAGACAATGTATTTAATGCAAAATCAAATTATTATTCGTACGGATTGGGGATGAGGAACGAAATTGGAAAAGAAACAAGATTAAATGATAAGATGAGCATTAGACCGTACGGGGCATTGAATATGGAATATGGAAGATTTAGCAGAATCAAGGAAAAAAATGGAGATATGCGATTAAAAGTAAAAGAAAATGGTTATTTTTCAGCAAAGCCTGAAATAGGAACGGAATTTAAATATATTCAGCCACTGACAGCAAGTACAACATTAGTACTAGGTACAGGAATAGCATATGAAACAGAACTTGGAAGTATGGGTGCGAATAGAGAAAAAGTAGCCCATACCGATGCAGACTGGTACAATTTGAGAAGCGAAAAGGAGAGCAAAAAAGGGAATGTGAAGCTTGACTTAAACTTTGGAATACAAAATCAAGGATTGGGAGTAACTGCAAATCTGGGATATGATACGAAAGGCGATAATGTAAGAGGAGGACTTGGAATTAAAGCAAGTTTTTAG